One segment of Brachyhypopomus gauderio isolate BG-103 unplaced genomic scaffold, BGAUD_0.2 sc63, whole genome shotgun sequence DNA contains the following:
- the mfsd6l gene encoding major facilitator superfamily domain-containing protein 6-like isoform X1 — protein sequence MRYKQWNVRGAVGLSGFFHFLYSCASGSVLPFLTLYLRYLGLTAAMTGAVMASKHLVALLWRPMSSILARHYNKRRVVIMASLIFSVPVALMLLLFPPTGVSTESGSCNVSQLRTNHTEFGSTTLDPRATPQKFITPLVFSTKNGSAEEVFTGSEHGPALTENASTYSSTQDVNDTIREMDRQEPLVTNETRTPPRERRSRSVGKQKEKQKVKQSHRSEFLGSLKVMDAQHQMFFLVMIIVCFWEVLAAPLEWTADDGLHEYLDFVDATERHRAVLPWRLLGAAAGVGNTGILVSFLYCLIGTVLHFYAYAALMVLTVPVATLLPLYRHKRERVPGVWWKALKLVQGDSRALLCAFTALLTGMAGSAVSDFFLWQMQDHNATELQMGITVGLVPLFQVILAPLNGTLTRLLKCHSRLLLLGITGLSLQCLYYSLLWTPWAAPPVQLLAGFSTGALLWSVEAQCMDIASPGTERALQRVFEALSMDLGAGLGSVAGGLVVERFGVMVLFQGTAAILAAWAVALGVLQWRIPRQRKINYSCLLAADASEMSESDSEQETDWLEKAMEEDKGNNNWRGQDM from the coding sequence ATGAGGTACAAGCAGTGGAACGTCAGAGGAGCAGTGGGTCTTTCGGGTTTCTTTCACTTCCTGTACTCTTGTGCCTCGGGTTCTGTCCTGCCCTTCCTCACCCTCTACCTCCGCTACCTGGGCCTCACTGCTGCCATGACTGGCGCCGTCATGGCCTCCAAACACCTCGTCGCTCTACTGTGGCGACCCATGTCCAGCATCTTGGCCAGGCACTACAACAAACGCCGGGTGGTCATAATGGCGTCTCTTATCTTTTCGGTTCCAGTTGCTCTGATGCTTCTGCTCTTCCCGCCCACGGGAGTGAGCACAGAGAGTGGCAGCTGTAACGTTAGCCAGCTAAGAACAAACCACACAGAATTTGGCTCCACTACTCTGGACCCCAGGGCAACTCCACAGAAGTTTATTACACCCTTAGTCTTTTCAACAAAAAACGGGTCTGCAGAAGAAGTTTTCACTGGGTCTGAACATGGACCGGCGCTGACGGAAAATGCTTCCACATACTCCAGCACCCAAGATGTGAATGATACTATTCGTGAAATGGACCGACAAGAACCGTTGGTAACAAACGAGACTCGTACTCCTCCAcgagagagaaggagcaggtCTGTAGGCAAACAGAAGGAAAAGCAGAAAGTCAAACAATCACATCGCAGTGAGTTCCTTGGCTCCCTGAAGGTCATGGATGCGCAGCATCAGATGTTCTTCCTGGTAATGATCATCGTTTGCTTCTGGGAGGTCCTGGCTGCCCCGCTGGAGTGGACTGCTGATGACGGCCTTCACGAGTATCTTGATTTTGTGGATGCCACAGAACGTCACAGGGCTGTTCTACCCTGGAGGCTGCTGGGGGCTGCAGCTGGCGTGGGAAATACTGGTATACTAGTCAGCTTCCTTTACTGTTTAATTGGCACCGTGTTGCACTTTTACGCTTACGCCGCACTAATGGTCTTAACGGTACCTGTTGCCACTTTGCTGCCACTTTATCGACACAAACGTGAGCGGGTGCCTGGGGTGTGGTGGAAGGCCCTGAAGCTCGTGCAAGGGGACTCACGAGCGCTGCTTTGTGCATTCACTGCCCTTCTTACTGGTATGGCAGGCTCAGCTGTATCTGATTTCTTCCTGTGGCAAATGCAGGACCACAATGCGACAGAACTTCAGATGGGCATTACTGTGGGTCTGGTACCCCTATTCCAGGTCATCCTGGCCCCCTTGAATGGAACTTTAACCCGTCTCCTTAAATGCCATAGCCGGCTGCTGCTTCTCGGCATTACAGGTTTGTCTCTGCAGTGCCTTTACTACTCTCTCCTGTGGACTCCGTGGGCAGCCCCTCCTGTTCAGCTTCTAGCTGGATTCAGCACCGGTGCCCTCTTGTGGTCAGTGGAAGCTCAATGCATGGACATTGCCTCTccagggacagagagagcatTGCAAAGAGTCTTTGAAGCCCTGTCCATGGATCTTGGGGCTGGTCTAGGTAGTGTAGCAGGGGGTCTTGTGGTGGAAAGGTTTGGTGTCATGGTGCTCTTTCAGGGTACAGCAGCGATTCTTGCTGCGTGGGCTGTTGCTTTAGGCGTGCTGCAGTGGAGGATTCCCCGACAACGAAAGATCAACTACTCGTGCCTCTTGGCGGCTGACGCCAGTGAGATGAGCGAGTCGGACTCTGAGCAGGAGACGGACTGGCTGGAGAAAGCCATGGAGGAAGACAAAGGAAACAATAACTGGAGAGGCCAGGACATGTAA
- the pik3r6b gene encoding phosphoinositide 3-kinase regulatory subunit 6 isoform X2, whose protein sequence is MSLSVRMLAENTVGGVSSAVESSLYQRVHAVLRELDTDTQPGSAGNKGMLRWTLHKKVENNPYTSVSLLRVLLKELEKADKVDYKIRIIPLLHTLLYAIMQSVYVPADLCERVYVCLKRLVTLPEPYCSVGLNYAKYMKIERKIPGALYLRRVVAEHSLKNEHYTLHERVFVFADPAVFPLPLLNAVRAEVEGVASGNDPQSHQRKVLLHTLQAGLGRRCHGRALAQALGDLGEDVERFFQDVVSTVEESIEDGGSDSDEYSTRLQQIYHDIVSSADKEQSGPACLIGSPLPSPEISFHIWTKEDEIWNEVVNFILMVNPAEHSSAFLEEDGMAKRASVTSTMSIDSGIEGDLPLNELSSLMVEPSGILDVQEQLKNPQFFRRSCVRWPRAGNRMTLMMEAIKEYGGSGAGSCQPKEEKNFTARIVVMGDDRTMGRLGRTYHNIRKREARHIFLTKRVNLEIYYIPVSSEPAASPAQGSVPAAVDMLTIAGSLGCMDPWYDCNINSLGDMILKLAKMSQPGGSSEPNSFLPDIISYYTRTAQQPVQVPIYSVKISFSGVNSAAVQEVFVCQLHMNFTSFRPLRTTFKDTIKGSVRYKKCMQENSGVTVSVNYKKASISNRELEQGMTVVTCDVLIRAVPYGTKHLDSLSVDICDPNPTRSCVATLRVSSICIRVLEEKTFTLCLDKDSTRTFKNVQSIEVCSCTDPGYCLQKPKGRQTAEAESGLSRYLSKTFSLPINTFSGTAH, encoded by the exons ATGTCTCTGAGTGTCCGGATGCTGGCAGAGAACACAG TGGGAGGCGTGTCTTCGGCTGTAGAATCTAGCCTATACCAGCGTGTGCATGCCGTCCTCAGAGAACTGGACACTGACACTCAGCCGGGCTCAGCTGGCAATAAAG gcATGCTGAGATGGACACTGCACAAAAAGGTGGAGAATAACCCCTATACCAGTGTCTCTCTGTTGAGGGTTCTGCTTAAGGAGCTTGAGAAG GCAGACAAGGTAGACTACAAAATTCGCATCATTCCTCTGCTCCACACGCTGCTCTATGCCATCATGCAG TCTGTCTATGTTCCAGCGGACTTGTGCGAGagggtatatgtgtgtctgaAACGGCTGGTTACACTACCTGAGCCTTACTGTTCTGTAGGCCTCAACTATGCAAAATACATGAAAATTGAACGCAAAATACCAG GTGCTCTGTATCTAAGGCGGGTCGTTGCGGAGCACAGCCTAAAGAATGAACACTATACCCTTCATGAGAG ggtgtttgtgtttgctgaCCCGGCTGTGTTTCCGCTGCCTCTGCTCAATGCGGTCAGGGCTGAAGTGGAAGGCGTGGCATCAGGAAACGACCCACAGAGCCACCAGCGCAAGGTCCTGCTGCACACCCTGCAAGCCGGACTGGGGAGGCGGTGCCACGGACGAGCGCTTGCGCAAGccctgggg GATTTAGGTGAAGATGTCGAAAGATTCTTTCAGGATGTTGTGTCCACTGTAGAGGAGAGCATAGAGGATGGAGGTTCAGACAGTGATGAGTACAGCACAAGACTACAGCAGATATACCATGACATTGTCTCTTCTGCAGACAAAG AACAGTCTGGTCCTGCTTGTCTGATTGGCTCTCCACTGCCGAGTCCAGAGATCAGCTTTCATATCTGGACCAAGGAAGATGAGATAT GGAATGAGGTGGTCAACTTCATTCTGATGGTGAACCCAGCAGAACACAGCTCTGCATTCCTAGAAGAGGACGGCATGGCCAAACGTGCGTCTGTCACCTCCACCATGTCCATAGACAGTGGAATCGAGGGAGACCTGCCTTTGAATGAGCTGTCCTCCCTAATGGTGGAGCCCTCCGGGATCCTGGACGTCCAGGAGCAGCTGAAAAACCCACAGTTCTTCAGGAGGTCATGTGTAAGGTGGCCGAGGGCGGGGAACAGAATGACCCTCATGATGGAGGCCATTAAGGAATATGGAGGATCTGGAGCTGGAAGCTGCCAGCCTAAAGAGGAGAAGAACTTCACCGCTCGCATTGTGGTCATGGGCGATGACAGGACTATGGGGAGACTGGGCAGGACCTATCACAATATACG AAAAAGGGAAGCTCGGCACATTTTTCTTACTAAGAGAGTCAACTTGGAAATATACTACATTCCAGTCTCTAGTGAGCCTGCTGCTTCTCCAGCCCAG GGGAGTGTCCCAGCAGCTGTAGATATGCTTACAATAGCAGGGTCCTTGGGCTGTATGGATCCATGGTATGACTGCAATATTAACAGTCTGGGAGACATGATACTCAAACTAGCCAAAATG TCACAGCCTGGTGGATCGTCAGAACCTAACTCCTTTCTCCCAGACATCATCTCCTACTACACCCGCACAGCACAGCAGCCTGTCCAGGTGCCCATCTACTCTGTTAAG ATCTCCTTCTCTGGTGTGAACTCTGCGGCCGTGCAggaggtgtttgtgtgtcagctaCACATGAACTTCACCTCGTTCAGACCCCTCAGAACTACATTTAAAGACACAATCAAAG GATCGGTGCGGTACAAGAAATGCATGCAAGAAAATAGTGGAGTGACTGTGTCTGTCAATTATAAAAAG GCCTCTATAAGCAACCGAGAGCTGGAACAAGGAATGACTGTGGTGACGTGTGACGTGTTGATCAGGGCTGTTCCATATGGAACCAAAC ATCTTGACAGCCTCAGTGTAGATATCTGTGACCCTAATCCTACAAGGTCATGTGTG GCTACACTCAGAGTGAGCAGTATTTGCATCAGGGTCCTGGAGGAGAAGACATTTACACTATGCCTGGACAAAGACTCCACCAGAACCTTCAAAAATGTTCAGAG CATAGAGGTGTGTTCATGCACAGACCCAGGATATTGCCTTCAGAAGCCCAAGGGCAGACAGACTGCGGAGGCCGAATCAGGCTTGAGCAGATACCTGAGCAAGACCTTCTCTCTGCCCATCAACACCTTCTCTGGAACTGCACACTGA
- the mfsd6l gene encoding major facilitator superfamily domain-containing protein 6-like isoform X2, with the protein MLLLFPPTGVSTESGSCNVSQLRTNHTEFGSTTLDPRATPQKFITPLVFSTKNGSAEEVFTGSEHGPALTENASTYSSTQDVNDTIREMDRQEPLVTNETRTPPRERRSRSVGKQKEKQKVKQSHRSEFLGSLKVMDAQHQMFFLVMIIVCFWEVLAAPLEWTADDGLHEYLDFVDATERHRAVLPWRLLGAAAGVGNTGILVSFLYCLIGTVLHFYAYAALMVLTVPVATLLPLYRHKRERVPGVWWKALKLVQGDSRALLCAFTALLTGMAGSAVSDFFLWQMQDHNATELQMGITVGLVPLFQVILAPLNGTLTRLLKCHSRLLLLGITGLSLQCLYYSLLWTPWAAPPVQLLAGFSTGALLWSVEAQCMDIASPGTERALQRVFEALSMDLGAGLGSVAGGLVVERFGVMVLFQGTAAILAAWAVALGVLQWRIPRQRKINYSCLLAADASEMSESDSEQETDWLEKAMEEDKGNNNWRGQDM; encoded by the coding sequence ATGCTTCTGCTCTTCCCGCCCACGGGAGTGAGCACAGAGAGTGGCAGCTGTAACGTTAGCCAGCTAAGAACAAACCACACAGAATTTGGCTCCACTACTCTGGACCCCAGGGCAACTCCACAGAAGTTTATTACACCCTTAGTCTTTTCAACAAAAAACGGGTCTGCAGAAGAAGTTTTCACTGGGTCTGAACATGGACCGGCGCTGACGGAAAATGCTTCCACATACTCCAGCACCCAAGATGTGAATGATACTATTCGTGAAATGGACCGACAAGAACCGTTGGTAACAAACGAGACTCGTACTCCTCCAcgagagagaaggagcaggtCTGTAGGCAAACAGAAGGAAAAGCAGAAAGTCAAACAATCACATCGCAGTGAGTTCCTTGGCTCCCTGAAGGTCATGGATGCGCAGCATCAGATGTTCTTCCTGGTAATGATCATCGTTTGCTTCTGGGAGGTCCTGGCTGCCCCGCTGGAGTGGACTGCTGATGACGGCCTTCACGAGTATCTTGATTTTGTGGATGCCACAGAACGTCACAGGGCTGTTCTACCCTGGAGGCTGCTGGGGGCTGCAGCTGGCGTGGGAAATACTGGTATACTAGTCAGCTTCCTTTACTGTTTAATTGGCACCGTGTTGCACTTTTACGCTTACGCCGCACTAATGGTCTTAACGGTACCTGTTGCCACTTTGCTGCCACTTTATCGACACAAACGTGAGCGGGTGCCTGGGGTGTGGTGGAAGGCCCTGAAGCTCGTGCAAGGGGACTCACGAGCGCTGCTTTGTGCATTCACTGCCCTTCTTACTGGTATGGCAGGCTCAGCTGTATCTGATTTCTTCCTGTGGCAAATGCAGGACCACAATGCGACAGAACTTCAGATGGGCATTACTGTGGGTCTGGTACCCCTATTCCAGGTCATCCTGGCCCCCTTGAATGGAACTTTAACCCGTCTCCTTAAATGCCATAGCCGGCTGCTGCTTCTCGGCATTACAGGTTTGTCTCTGCAGTGCCTTTACTACTCTCTCCTGTGGACTCCGTGGGCAGCCCCTCCTGTTCAGCTTCTAGCTGGATTCAGCACCGGTGCCCTCTTGTGGTCAGTGGAAGCTCAATGCATGGACATTGCCTCTccagggacagagagagcatTGCAAAGAGTCTTTGAAGCCCTGTCCATGGATCTTGGGGCTGGTCTAGGTAGTGTAGCAGGGGGTCTTGTGGTGGAAAGGTTTGGTGTCATGGTGCTCTTTCAGGGTACAGCAGCGATTCTTGCTGCGTGGGCTGTTGCTTTAGGCGTGCTGCAGTGGAGGATTCCCCGACAACGAAAGATCAACTACTCGTGCCTCTTGGCGGCTGACGCCAGTGAGATGAGCGAGTCGGACTCTGAGCAGGAGACGGACTGGCTGGAGAAAGCCATGGAGGAAGACAAAGGAAACAATAACTGGAGAGGCCAGGACATGTAA
- the pik3r6b gene encoding phosphoinositide 3-kinase regulatory subunit 6 isoform X1, translated as MSLSVRMLAENTVGGVSSAVESSLYQRVHAVLRELDTDTQPGSAGNKGMLRWTLHKKVENNPYTSVSLLRVLLKELEKADKVDYKIRIIPLLHTLLYAIMQSVYVPADLCERVYVCLKRLVTLPEPYCSVGLNYAKYMKIERKIPGALYLRRVVAEHSLKNEHYTLHERVFVFADPAVFPLPLLNAVRAEVEGVASGNDPQSHQRKVLLHTLQAGLGRRCHGRALAQALGDLGEDVERFFQDVVSTVEESIEDGGSDSDEYSTRLQQIYHDIVSSADKGEQSGPACLIGSPLPSPEISFHIWTKEDEIWNEVVNFILMVNPAEHSSAFLEEDGMAKRASVTSTMSIDSGIEGDLPLNELSSLMVEPSGILDVQEQLKNPQFFRRSCVRWPRAGNRMTLMMEAIKEYGGSGAGSCQPKEEKNFTARIVVMGDDRTMGRLGRTYHNIRKREARHIFLTKRVNLEIYYIPVSSEPAASPAQGSVPAAVDMLTIAGSLGCMDPWYDCNINSLGDMILKLAKMSQPGGSSEPNSFLPDIISYYTRTAQQPVQVPIYSVKISFSGVNSAAVQEVFVCQLHMNFTSFRPLRTTFKDTIKGSVRYKKCMQENSGVTVSVNYKKASISNRELEQGMTVVTCDVLIRAVPYGTKHLDSLSVDICDPNPTRSCVATLRVSSICIRVLEEKTFTLCLDKDSTRTFKNVQSIEVCSCTDPGYCLQKPKGRQTAEAESGLSRYLSKTFSLPINTFSGTAH; from the exons ATGTCTCTGAGTGTCCGGATGCTGGCAGAGAACACAG TGGGAGGCGTGTCTTCGGCTGTAGAATCTAGCCTATACCAGCGTGTGCATGCCGTCCTCAGAGAACTGGACACTGACACTCAGCCGGGCTCAGCTGGCAATAAAG gcATGCTGAGATGGACACTGCACAAAAAGGTGGAGAATAACCCCTATACCAGTGTCTCTCTGTTGAGGGTTCTGCTTAAGGAGCTTGAGAAG GCAGACAAGGTAGACTACAAAATTCGCATCATTCCTCTGCTCCACACGCTGCTCTATGCCATCATGCAG TCTGTCTATGTTCCAGCGGACTTGTGCGAGagggtatatgtgtgtctgaAACGGCTGGTTACACTACCTGAGCCTTACTGTTCTGTAGGCCTCAACTATGCAAAATACATGAAAATTGAACGCAAAATACCAG GTGCTCTGTATCTAAGGCGGGTCGTTGCGGAGCACAGCCTAAAGAATGAACACTATACCCTTCATGAGAG ggtgtttgtgtttgctgaCCCGGCTGTGTTTCCGCTGCCTCTGCTCAATGCGGTCAGGGCTGAAGTGGAAGGCGTGGCATCAGGAAACGACCCACAGAGCCACCAGCGCAAGGTCCTGCTGCACACCCTGCAAGCCGGACTGGGGAGGCGGTGCCACGGACGAGCGCTTGCGCAAGccctgggg GATTTAGGTGAAGATGTCGAAAGATTCTTTCAGGATGTTGTGTCCACTGTAGAGGAGAGCATAGAGGATGGAGGTTCAGACAGTGATGAGTACAGCACAAGACTACAGCAGATATACCATGACATTGTCTCTTCTGCAGACAAAGGTG AACAGTCTGGTCCTGCTTGTCTGATTGGCTCTCCACTGCCGAGTCCAGAGATCAGCTTTCATATCTGGACCAAGGAAGATGAGATAT GGAATGAGGTGGTCAACTTCATTCTGATGGTGAACCCAGCAGAACACAGCTCTGCATTCCTAGAAGAGGACGGCATGGCCAAACGTGCGTCTGTCACCTCCACCATGTCCATAGACAGTGGAATCGAGGGAGACCTGCCTTTGAATGAGCTGTCCTCCCTAATGGTGGAGCCCTCCGGGATCCTGGACGTCCAGGAGCAGCTGAAAAACCCACAGTTCTTCAGGAGGTCATGTGTAAGGTGGCCGAGGGCGGGGAACAGAATGACCCTCATGATGGAGGCCATTAAGGAATATGGAGGATCTGGAGCTGGAAGCTGCCAGCCTAAAGAGGAGAAGAACTTCACCGCTCGCATTGTGGTCATGGGCGATGACAGGACTATGGGGAGACTGGGCAGGACCTATCACAATATACG AAAAAGGGAAGCTCGGCACATTTTTCTTACTAAGAGAGTCAACTTGGAAATATACTACATTCCAGTCTCTAGTGAGCCTGCTGCTTCTCCAGCCCAG GGGAGTGTCCCAGCAGCTGTAGATATGCTTACAATAGCAGGGTCCTTGGGCTGTATGGATCCATGGTATGACTGCAATATTAACAGTCTGGGAGACATGATACTCAAACTAGCCAAAATG TCACAGCCTGGTGGATCGTCAGAACCTAACTCCTTTCTCCCAGACATCATCTCCTACTACACCCGCACAGCACAGCAGCCTGTCCAGGTGCCCATCTACTCTGTTAAG ATCTCCTTCTCTGGTGTGAACTCTGCGGCCGTGCAggaggtgtttgtgtgtcagctaCACATGAACTTCACCTCGTTCAGACCCCTCAGAACTACATTTAAAGACACAATCAAAG GATCGGTGCGGTACAAGAAATGCATGCAAGAAAATAGTGGAGTGACTGTGTCTGTCAATTATAAAAAG GCCTCTATAAGCAACCGAGAGCTGGAACAAGGAATGACTGTGGTGACGTGTGACGTGTTGATCAGGGCTGTTCCATATGGAACCAAAC ATCTTGACAGCCTCAGTGTAGATATCTGTGACCCTAATCCTACAAGGTCATGTGTG GCTACACTCAGAGTGAGCAGTATTTGCATCAGGGTCCTGGAGGAGAAGACATTTACACTATGCCTGGACAAAGACTCCACCAGAACCTTCAAAAATGTTCAGAG CATAGAGGTGTGTTCATGCACAGACCCAGGATATTGCCTTCAGAAGCCCAAGGGCAGACAGACTGCGGAGGCCGAATCAGGCTTGAGCAGATACCTGAGCAAGACCTTCTCTCTGCCCATCAACACCTTCTCTGGAACTGCACACTGA